The genomic region ATCGGGCGGGGTCCGGTGAAACAGCACGACGAGCCTGTTCGGGCGTTCGCGGGCCGCGTCCGGAAAGGGATTGGCAGCCATAATGTCGCGCAGCTCGCGCCCGTCGCGGACGAGGAAATCGATCGGAAAACCGAACTTGGCCGCCGCCTCCTGCTCGAGCGCGGCTTCGAGCGCGGCGGAGTCGCGCTGTTCGGTCGAAATCAGCGCGTTGCCCGATGCGAGCAGAGTCGCGACGTCGGCAAACCCCAGCGATTCCAGCATCGCGCGCAGATCGGCCATCGCGAGCGTCCGCCCGCCTACGTTGACGGCGCGCAGCAGCACCGCCCAGCGCTTCACACGCCTTCTTCGCGCAGCGGACGGTTGAGCAGACCGTCGACGACGTCCGCCACTTCGGCGCCGTCGAGCAGCGCGCACACGGCCTGCGCGACCGGCATGTCGACGCCCGCCGCCAGTGCGGCCTCGCGCAGTACCGGCGCAGTGAAGGCGCCTTCGGCCACGGTCTTGCGATCCGCCAGCAGGCTCTGCGCGCTTTGTCCCCGCCCGAGCCCGACGCCGAGCGAATAGTTGCGCGAGCTGGTCGACGAGCAGGTGAGAACGAGATCGCCCAGGCCGCACAGGCCGGCGAGCGTTTCCACTCGCGCGCCGCGCGCCACGCCGAAGCGAGTCATTTCGGCAAAGCCGCGCGCGATCACCGCCGCACGCGCATTCTGGCCTAGACCGGCCCCCTCGACGACGCCGCAGGCGATCGCGAGCACATTCTTCACCGCGCCGCCGATCTCCGCCCCCACCACGTCCGACGAGACATAGGGGCGGAACGAAGGCCGCGCGATCACGCCGGCGAGTTCGTTGGCGCAGTCGATCGGATCGGCGGCGAGCGTGACGGCGGTGGGCAGGCCGGAGGCGACTTCGTGCGCGAAGGTGGGTCCGGAGAGCACCGCGATTCGGGAGCCCGGCACTTCCTCGGCCGCGACATGGTGCAGGAACTGGTGCGATCCCGCCTCGATCCCCTTCGAGCAGAGGATCAGCGGCTGCCCCCTGCCGGGCAGTTCGCGGAGCACCGCGCGCATGTGCTGCGCCGGCGTCACCACCAGGATCGGATCGGCATCGGCGAGATCCCCGAGCTCCTGCGTCGCGCTGACGTTCGGCGAAAGCGGAATACCAGGCAGAAAAACGGTGTTCTCGTGGCGTTCGTTGATCGCGTCGACCACTTCCGCCTCGCGCGCCCAGAGCCGAACGGCGGTGCCTCCCGAGGCCAGTACCTGTGCAAGCGCAGTGCCCCAGGCACCGCCGCCGATTACTCCGATCGTCATGCCTTCACTCCCGCACCGCGCACCTTTTCGCCTGTCGGATCGAGCGGCCAGCGGGCGCGGGCCGGCACGTCGAGCGGATCGGTGAGCCCGGCACCGAATCGCTCGGCGCCCGCCCAGGCGATCATCGCCGCATTATCGGTGCACAGCCAGAGCGGCGGCGCGACGAACCGCAGATCGCGGCTGGCAGCGAGCCCCTCGAGCGCAGCGCGCACCCCCTGGTTGGCCGCGACGCCACCCGCGACGACCAGCGCGCTGACGCCGACGCCCGCCACCGAATCGAGTGCGCGGGCAGTGCGATCGAGCAGACAGTCGATCACGGCCTGCTGGAACGAGGCGGCGATATCCTCGGCGCGGTGGGTGCCTGCGTCGCGCGCGCGCGATACGGCGCTCTTGAGGCCGGCGAACGAGAAATGCGGCTCGTTCGATCCCAGCAGCGGGCGCGGCAGCGGCACCGCGCGCGGATCGCCCTTTCGCGCCGCCTGCTCGACCGCGGGGCCGCCCGGAAAGCCGAGCCCGAGCAGCTTCGCCGTCTTGTCGAACGCCTCACCCGCGGCGTCGTCGATCGTGGTGGCGATCCGCCGGTAGCGGCCGACGCCTTCGACCAGCAGCAGCTGGCAATGGCCGCCCGAAACGAGCAGCAGCAGATAGGGAAAGGCCAGATCGGGATCGGTCAGGCGCGGCGAGAGCGCATGTCCCTCGAGATGGTTCACCGCGACCAGCGGCTTGCCACCCGCCAGCGCGAGCGCCTTGCCGGTGACGAGCCCGACCATCACACCGCCGATCAGCCCCGGCCCCGCCGTCGCCGCGACTGCATCGACATCGGCCAGCGTCACTCCCGCCTCGTCGAGCACCGCCTCGACCAGTGGGCCCAGCATTTCGACATGCGCGCGTGCCGCAATCTCGGGAACGACACCGCCATAGGGGGCATGCTGGGCATCCTGCCGCGCGAGCCGATGCGCACGGATCGTCCGATCGCTCGCGACCAATGCCGCGGCCGTCTCGTCGCAGCTCGATTCGAGGCCCAGGATCAATGCCATCGCTTCCATCTAGAGGCGCCGGCCGCTAGCACAAGCGGCATGCCCAGCCCCTTTCGCATCGGAACGCGCGGATCGCCGCTCGCGCTCACTCAGGCCAATATGGTGCGCGACGCGCTGATCGGCGCGCACGACTGGGCGGAAGATGCGGTGGAGATCGTGACCATCCGCACCACCGGCGACCGGGTGCAGGATCGTGCGCTCGCCGAAATCGGCGGCAAGGCGCTGTGGACCAAGGAGCTCGACCGCGCGCTGCTCGACGGCGAGATCGACTGCGCCGTACATTCGATGAAGGACGTGGAGACGCTGCGGCCGCCGAGCGTCACGCTGGCCGCCGTGCTGGCGCGAGCGGATGTGCGCGACCGGCTGATCGGTGCCGATTCGATCGAGGCGCTCCGGCAGGGCGCACGTCTCGGCACCAGTTCGCCGCGCCGCGCCGCGCAGCTGCGCAAGCTGCGACCCGACCTCGAGATCGTCCTGTTCCGCGGAAACGTCGATACGCGGCTCGCCAAGCTCGCGGCGGGCGAGGCCGACGCGACTCTTCTCGCCGCCGCGGGGCTGGAGCGCCTCGGGCGGCACGATATCGGCGTGCCCGTGCCGGTTGACGTCATGCTGCCGGCGCCCGCGCAGGGGGCGGTCGGCGTCGAAGTGCGCAGCGACGACCAGACCGCGGTCGAGCGGCTGGCGGCGATCGATCATCCCGAGACGCGTGCCTGTGTCCTCGCCGAGCGTGCCCTGCTCGCGGCGCTCAAGGCCGACTGTCATTCGCCCGTGGGTGCGCTGGCGACGCTGGACGGCGCGATCCTGACGCTGCGCGCCGAATTGCTGTCGGAAGACGGGCAGGCGCATGTCCACGGGCAGGAAGCGGGCGCCCCGCGCGATCCGAAGCTTCCGGAGATCATGGCGCGCGACCTGCTCGCCCGCGCCCCGGAGACGGTGCGGCGGCTGTTCGCGGGATGAGCCGCCCGATCGCCGTCCTGCGACCGGAGCCGGGCAACCGAGTGACGGCGGCTGCAGTGGAGGCGACCGGACGCCGGGCGATCCGGCTTCCGCTTTTCGACGTCGTGCCCGTCCCCTGGCAAGCGCCTGATCCGAGGGAATATGACGCGCTGCTCCTGACCAGTGCCAACGCCGTCCGCCATGCCGGACCCGAACTGGCCGCATTGCTGGCGCTGCCGGTCCATGCGGTGGGCGAAGCGACTGCGGCGGCCGCGCGGCGCGCCGGGTTCGTGGTGGCGGCGATCGGACACGACGGCGCGCACACCCTGATCGCCGCTGCCGCCGGGGCAGGCGTTCGCCGGGCGCTGCATCTCGCCGGGCGCGATCGGCTGATCGAGCAGGGCGGGATCATCGCCGACGTGCGCACTGTCTATGCCAGCGAGCCGCGCGAGATCGCGGAAGCTGCGGCGCAGCGGCTGTCTGGTGCCGTCGCGATGGTCCATTCGCCGCGCGCGGCCGCGCGACTCGCGGCGGTGCTCGACGCGTCGCGCGTCGCGCGTGGCAGCGTCGCCGTCGCGGCGATCAGCGAGCGGACAAGAAGGGCCCTGGGAAGCGGCTGGGAGCGCGTGGCGGTGGCGGCAGTTCCGGAAGACGACACGCTCCGGGACGTCGCCCTCCGCCTCGCCGATTGACCGCGGCCGCCGGCGCGGGAATAAGGGCGCCATGAGCCGCGACGAGCCTACCGCGCTGAAGCCGGCCCGCGGCCTTTCCGCACTGGGAACAACGATCCTCGTCGGCCTGCTGGCCTTTGTGGGCGGAATTGCCGCGACCGCCGCGCTGATTCACTTTTCCGGGATGGGGCCGTTCGGGAGAACGCCCGCGCCCGTGGAGACTGAGGCCGCCCCCGCCGAAGCCGTGGTCGCGCCGCCGCTTCCGGCAGGAACCGACCTTGCCACGCTCAATGCGCGCGAACAGATGCTGGCCGGCCGCCTCGACGAGCTCGAGGAACGGCTGGTGGCGGTCCGCAGCGCGTCGCGAGTCGCCTCCAGCTATGCCAATCGCGCCGAGGGGCTGCTGATCGCCTTTGCGACGCGCCGCCTGCTTGATCGCGGCCTGCCGCTTGGCGGCGTGGAAGGGCAGTTGCGGCTGCGCTTCGGCGCATCGCACCCTGAGGAAGTCGCCGCGATCCTGCGCGCGGCCAACGATCCGGCGACGCTGGAGGATCTCCGCCTTGCGCTCGATGCGATCGCGCCACGGCTCATCGCCGGCGGCCCCGATGAGGGCGTGTGGTCGCGCGTGCGGCGGCTGTTCAACGATCTCGTCGTGCTGCGCCAGGAAACCTCTCCCAGCCCGCGCCCCGCCGACCGGCTGCGCCGCGCTCGGCGCGTTCTCGAAGCCGGGCAGGTGGAAGCGGCTCTCGCCGAGATCGCCCATCTGCCGGGCGCGGAAAATGCCGAGAGTTGGATCGCGGCGGCGCGACGCTATATCGCGGCTCGACAGGCGCTAGGCGATATCGAACTGGCGGCGATGCAGGCGCCCGGGGCACCGCCCGCACCACCTTCGGCGTCGGCGCCGGTGGTGCAATCGGAAACTTCGGCAGCCGCCGCCGAAACGGAATAGGACAGGACGCATGGCAGAAATGGGCCGGTTTGACTGGCAGGACCCGTTCGCTCTCGACGCACAGCTCACCGAGGAAGAGCGGATCGTACGCGATACCGCGCATGGCTATGCGCAGGAGAAGCTGCTGCCGCGCGTGACGAAGGCGTTCCTCGACGAGAGCTTTGATCGCGAGATCATGCGCGAGATGGGCGCGCTGGGTCTGCTCGGCGCCACGATCCCCGAAGCCTATGGCGGCGCGGGGCTCGGCTATGTCTCCTATGGTCTGGTCGCGCGCGAAGTCGAGGCAGTCGATTCGGGCTATCGCTCGGCGATGAGCGTGCAGAGTTCGCTCGTGATGCACCCGATCCACGCCTATGGCACCGAGGCGCAGAAGCAGAAATTCCTGCCCAAACTCGCCACCGGCGAATGGGTGGGCTGCTTCGGCCTGACCGAGCCCGATGCGGGATCCGATCCCGGCGGCATGCGCACGCGCGCGGAGAAGATCGACGGCGGCTATCGCCTGAGCGGCTCGAAGATGTGGATCACCAATTCGCCGATCGCCGACGTTTTCGTCGTCTGGGCGAAATCCGATGCGCACGGCGGCGGCATCAAGGGCTTTGTGCTCGAAAAGGGCATGAAGGGGCTCTCCGCTCCCAAGATCGAAGGCAAGCTGTCGCTTCGCGCCTCGATCACCGGCGAGATCGTGATGGACGGCGTCGAAGTCGGCGAGGACGCGCTGCTGCCCGAGGTGCAGGGGCTGAAGGGGCCGTTCGGGTGCCTCAATCGCGCACGCTACGGAATTGCCTGGGGCAGCATGGGGGCGGCCGAGGCCTGCATGCGCGCCGCGCGGACCTACACGCTTGACCGCGCGCAGTTCGGCAAGCCGCTCGCGGCCAACCAGCTCGTCCAGCTGAAGCTGGCGAACATGCAGACCGAAATCGCGCTGGCGCTGCAAGGCTGCCTGCGCGCCGGCCGCATGTTCGACGAAGGCACGCTGGCGCCCGAGGCGATCAGCATCCTGAAGCGCAACAATTGCGGCAAGGCGCTGGAGATCGCCCGTGTCGCGCGCGACATGCACGGCGGCAACGGCATTTCGGCCGAATTCCATGTGATGCGCCACGCGATCAACCTCGAGACCGTCAACACCTATGAAGGCACCCACGACGTGCACGGGCTGATCCTGGGGCGGGCGATCACCGGCATCGCGGCGTTCTGATGAACCTGCAGCCGACGCTCCGCGGCGCGCTCGTGACGCTCGAGCCGACGGTCGCCGGCGACTGGTGCGCGCTGTTCGCCGCGGCGGCGGACCCGGAGATATGGGCCCAGCACCCCGCCTCGGACCGCTGGAAGGAGCCGGTGTTCCGCGCCTATTTCGACGATGCGCTGGCGAGCGGCGGCAGCCTCACGATCCGCGATCGCGCGAGCGGAGAGGTGATCGGCGCCAGCCGCTACGCCAATCACGACCTGCAGCGCGACGAAATCGAGATCGGCTGGACCTTCCTCGCACGACGCTTCTGGGGCGGCCCGGTCAACGCCGAGGTGAAGCGGCTGATGCTCGATCATATTCTGGCCGAAGTGCATGCCGCGGTGTTCGTGGTCGGCGCGGAGAACCTCCGGTCGCGGCGCGCCATGGAGAAGATCGGAGGCGTAGTCGAGCAGGGGCGCACGCAGCGCGGCGACGGTTCGCGGATGGACCGTCACGTCTTCTATCGAATCGCGCGCGAGCATGGGGCGGCCGCGGCATGAGTGTCGCCTTCCGCCGCGAGAGCGACGACGAGCACAAGGAGCCCGAGTTCGAGCTGCCGATCCCGGTCGGACCGAATCTGGTGACCGAACGCGGGCTGGCTCTGATCGAAGCGAAAGTCGCCGAACTGAAAGGCGCCGTTGCCGCCGAAATCGACGAGGCGGCGCGCAAGAAGCTGGAGCGCACGCTCCGCTATTGGTCCACCCAGCATGCGACCGCGCGCATCGCCGATCGCCCCGAGGCGGGCGAAGCCGGAATCGGATCGCTGGTGACAGTGCGCCGCGCCGGACGGACGCAGCGGTTCCGGATCGTCGGGCACGACGAAGCCGATCCGGCGAGCGCGCTGCTCGCGTTCACGGCGCCGCTGGCGCGCGCGGTGATGGGCGCGATGGCGGGCGAGCGCGTGGCCTTCGGCGGGAGCGCGGATGCCCTCGAAGTGGTGGAGGTCGCGTGAAACCGCTCGAGGGCATTCGAGTGGTCGAGCTGGCACGCATCCTCGCCGGCCCGTGGTGCGGCCAGTTGCTCGCCGATCTCGGCGCGGAAGTGATCAAGATCGAGCGGCCCGGAACCGGCGACGACACGCGACACTGGGGGCCGCCGTTCCTGCACGACGCGGAGGGCAACAGCCTCGACGCCGCCTATTTCCACTCGACCAATCGCGGCAAAAGCGCCCGCTTCATCGATATCGCCACGCCGGCCGGGCAGGCGGAGGTGCGTGCGCTGGCCGCCGAGGCGGATGTGGTGATCGAGAACTACAAAGTGGGCGGGCTCGTCAAATACGGCCTCGACTCCGCCAGCTTGCGGGCGGCGAATCCTCGGCTGATCGTCGCCTCGATCACCGGCTTCGGCCAGACCGGCCCCTATGCACATCGCGCCGGCTATGACTTCATCATCCAGGGCATGGGCGGCTTCATGAGCCTGACCGGCGAGCCCGACGGCGCACCGCAGAAGGCCGGGATAGCCTATGCCGACATCTTCACCGGCACCTACACGGCCGTCGCGGTGCTTGCGGCGCTGCGACGCCGTGACGTCACCGGCGAAGGCGCGCACATCGACATGGCGCTACTCGATACGCAGGTTGCGGTGCTGGCGAACCAGGCGCTCAACTGGATGGCATCGGGCACGGTGCCGCACCGGATGGGCAACGGCCACGCCAATCTGGTGCCGTACCAGGCATTCGCCTGCGCCGACGGCGAGCTGATCGTCGCGGTCGGCAACGATTCGCAATTCCGCCGGCTCTGCGCCGTGCTCGGACTCGACCTCGGCGAGGATCCGCGCTTCGCGACCAATCCGGGCCGTGTCGAGAACCGTGCCGCGCTGATCCCGCTGCTCGCCGCCGCAATCAGGAGCTGGGAGAAGGCGGCGCTCTACGAACGGCTCGAGGCCGCGGGCGTACCGGCAGGGCCGATCAACCGAGTCGACGAAGTGTTCGCCGACCGGCAGGTGCAGGCGCGCGGCATGCGGATCGCACCGGGCGGGCTCCCGGGCGTCGCCAGCCCGATCGTGATCGACGGGGTGCGCATGACGAGCGGTCGGCCCAGCCCTCCGCGGCCCGCGAACGACTAAGCAGTCGAGGCGCGCAGCCGGGTAGCTGTTCCGCCTTATCCCAGCCGTTGCAGCAATGCCGTGGCCGCCGCGGGCGCACGCACCTTCGCGCCGTTGATCATAAAGATGTAAGTTTCACGTGGAACCACAGGCGGTTGGTCGTCGGTCACATAGGGTAGCCCCTCCGGCCGACCGCCTTCGCTCCAGCAGCGTGCGGCCTCCGCCCAGCGATCGAGCGCGGCCGGGGAATAGCCTTGCGGATGCCCCTCCTGCGCATTCTCCAGCCGCACATAGACGAAATCGCCGCTGACGTCGGCGATCGCCGGATACTCCGCCGAATCGGCATGGACGATGGCGACGCCATGGGCGCGGGCAAGCGCGACGAATTCCGGCACACGGAAGCTTTCGTGGCGCACCTGAATCGCGTGGCGCAGCGGCAGGCCGGCGTGGCGGTCGGGAAGAAGCTTCAGGAAGGCGCCGAAATCCTCGGGGTCGAACTTCTTGGTCGCCATGAACTGCCAGAGGATCGGGCCCAGCTTGTCGCCGAGCTCGACGATCCCCTGATCGAGGAAGGTCGTCACCGCATCGCCGGCCTCTGCCAGCAGCTTCCGGTTGGTGCAGTATCGCGACGCCTTCACTGCAAAGACGAAGCCTTCGGGGGCCGTCGCTGCCCATTGGGCGAAGCTCGCCGGCTTTTGCAGCCGATGATAGGTGGCGTTGATCTCGATCGCCGTCACCGCGCTACTTGCGAATTCGAGCTCGCGCTTCTGGGGGAGGCCGTCGGGATAGAAGGTCCCGCGCCACGGCGCATAGGTCCAGCCGCCGATACCGACCCGCACGTCAGCCACCGTCATCCCCCCGCGATCGGCGGCGGCCGGGAACCCGCACGTCATAGCCCAGCGCGTTCCGCGACCAGAGCATCGTCACCAGCGTATAGAGCACCACCGCCAGCGGCGCGGCGAGCAGGATGCCGAGGATGCCGAACAGCGATCCCAGCGCGCCCAGCGCAAACAGCAGCAGCGCGGGCGGAATCGACACTGCCCAGCGCTGGACGAGCGGGGTCAGCACATTGCCCTCCGCCTGCTGCGCGACGAGATAGACCAGCGAGGCGGCGATCAACGCGTCCGGCCCCTGCGCAAAGGCGAGCAGGATGCCCGGAATGGCGCCGATCACGGGGCCGACCAGCGGGATGAAGTTGGCGACGCCCACGATCACGCCCAGCGCACCCGCCGAGGGCAGACCGACGAATGTGAGGCCGATCGCGACCAGCGAGCCGACGACCGTCATGGTGAACAGCTGCCCCAGCAGATATTTCTGCAACGCGACGCCGCTCGCGTTCAGCGCATCGACGACGCGCGGCCCCTGCTCCTTGGGAAACAGCCGCTCCGCCCCGCGGACGTACAGGCCCGGCTGGAGCGCGAAATAGATCGCGCCGATCACCACCAGCACCAGATTGGTGATCGCACCGACCGCGCCGAAGGCGAACGAGACGGCGCGCCCGAAATAGCTTTGCAGGTCGAGCGAGGCGAGGCTGAGCGACTGGCCCCAGGGCTGCTGCCGCAGCCAGTCGCGCGCGCTGTCGATCGCCGAGGGCAGCTGCGCCGCGACGTTGGAGAATTCCTGTCCCAGTTGCGCCCCGAACAGCCAGCCGACCAGATAGAGGATCGCGAAGATCGCCAGCACGCCCAGCAGCACCGCCGGCGTTTCGGGAATTCCCAGCATGCGGAACGGCGCCGCCGCCGAGCGGATCAGCACCGCGATCAGGATGGCCGAGAAGATCAGCAGCAAGGTGCCCGAAAGCGGCACGAGCAGCAGCGCGAGCCCAACGAGCAGCAGGACGATCAGTGTCTTGCGGACGACCGCGCCTTCCGTGTTGCCCTGCACGTCCATTCCGCCCCCTTTTGGCCGATGCACCGGCGCACCGCCAGCGAACGGGGAGCTTTGGCGAAGGTTCCGCACCGGTCAAGCCGGCGCGAAGCGCCTATTCGACGCGCGTCCAGCGCTGCGACTTGCAGATGATGCCCAAGGCAGCGCAGCCCTCGGCACTCAGCGTATCGCCTTCGAACCGGATCGTGCCCGAAAAGCGCTTGCCCAGATCGGGAACGAAGACTTCGCCTTCCCACGCGCCGGAAGGTTGCTGCGTGAAGTTGCGGAACAGGTTCGTTCCGACCAGCGATTCGGTGCCGCCTTCGCGTGCGTCGCGCTTGGCCTCTTCATTCGCCCAGGTGACGCGGCCGCATAGCTTTCCGTCGCACGAATAGGAGCGGATATGGACGCTGCCGTCGGGATTGCTCCAGACTGCCTCGGGCACTTCCCCGGCGCTCTGCCCCGCCACGGCAGCGGGGAAGAGCAGCGGCAGCGCAAGCGCGCAGGCACCGGCGAACGTGCGGATCGGTTTCATCGGCGAGTCCTTTCGGAAAGAGATGCACCAGACGCAGCGGCATCGATTCGGTTGCAGGCAGGGAACTGCCGGCACCTGGAGCGGGCGAAGGGATTCGAACCCTCGACCCCAACCTTGGCAAGGTTGTGCTCTACCCCTGAGCTACGCCCGCTCTGGCGTCATGTCGGCGGCGCTGGATGCGCACACCGGGGCAAGGCGGCGGCTGTTAGCACCGGCCGGGCGGCCCCGCAAGCCCTTCCGGAAAAGGCTTGGCCTGTCGCCCGAGAACGCCCACATAGGCGCCGCAACACCTGCCCGCGCGCAGGCAATTTGAGGAGCGTCCCTTGGCCACCCCGCCCGGCATGTCCGCACTGTCCAGCACCGAACGCGAAGCCGTCGAGGCATTTCGGCGCGACATCGTCGAACCGTCGATGACCAGGCTGGTGATCCTGGATTTCTGGGCCGAATGGTGCGGCCCGTGCAAGCAGCTCGGCCCGGTGCTCGAGAAAGTGGCAGCCGACTATGCGACCAAAGGCGTGGTGCTCGCCAAGATCGACGTCGACAAGGACCAGTTCATCGCCGCCCAATTCCAGGTGCGTTCGATTCCGACCGTCTATGCGATGTTCCAGGGCCAGCTGGTCGCCGACCTGAGCCAGGCGCGCACCGAATCGCAGCTGCGCCAGATGCTCGACCAGATCCTGCGGCAAATCCCGGTCGAAGGCGAATCGCAGCAGGCCGAGGCCGAGATCGAGCCGCTGATCGCGATGGGCGAGCAGGTATTGGCCGAAGGAGACGCCGAGCGCGCGCTTTCGCTGTTCGACCAGCTCGCCGAGATGGCCCCCGAGCATCCGGCGGTGCTTGCCGGCCGCATCCGCGCGCTGGTCCAGCTTGGGCGGTTCGAGGAGGCACAGTCGGCGCTGGATTCGGTGCCCGAGGAGGCCGCCAAGGCGCCAGAGGTGGAGCGCGCGCGCGCCGCGCTCTCGCTTGCCACCGAAGCGGCGCCGGTCGACGATCTTGCCGAACTGAAGGCCGAAGTCGCCGCGAACCCGCACGACATGGAAAAGCGCTATGCGCTCGCCGGCGGCCAGATGGCGGCGGGCGACCGCGAAGGCGCGGCGGAGACGCTGCTCGCGATGATCGCCGAGGATCGCGAGTGGAACGAGGGCGCGGCGCGCCAGCGGCTGTTGAAGCTGTTCGAAGTGGTCGGGCTCGAGGACCCTTGGGTATCGACCCAGCGGCGCAAGCTTTCGGCGATCCTGTTCGGATGACGGTCACGCGGCTGTCGGTGTTTCCCCTGGGCGGCGCGCTGCTGTTCCCGCGGATGCACCTGCCGCTCCACATCTTCGAGCCGCGCTATCGCGCGCTGGTGACCGATTCGCTCGCGCGCGACCGGCGGATCGGGATGGTGCAGCCGCGCGAGGGCGGTGCCCACCCCGGACTCTTCGATCGAGGCTGCGTCGGGCGGATCGCCGAGGTGCAGGCACTGCCCGACGGCCGGTTCGACATCGTTCTCGAAGGACTCGCCCGCTTCACCATCATGCGCGAGCTAGACGTCACGACGCCATTCCGACAGGTCGAGGCCGAGCTGGAGCCGGTGGGAGACAGCGAGATACTGGGGATGGGCGACCGCGCATCGCTCGAGATGGAGGCCCGCCGCTTCGCCGAGGGACAGGGCTATGCCGTCGACTGGGAAGCGGTTTCACGCCTCGACGACGAATCGCTGGTGAACGGCATCGCCCAGATCGCCCCGTTCGACATCGCTTCGAAGCAGGCGCTGCTCGAGGCCGAGACGCTGCAGGACCGCAGTCGGCTGATCGTGCAGCTGATGCAGTTCTTCGGCCGTTCGGGCGACGATGTGGGGACGCTGCAATGAGCGCGGAACTCGATCCCTGGCTGCTCGACCGGCTGGTGTGCCCCGCGACCCGCACGCCGCTGCGCTATGACGCAGCGCGCGGCGAACTCGTCTCGGAGGAAGCGGGGCTCGCCTATCCGGTGCGCGACGGCGTGCCGGTGCTGCTCGCCGAGGCCGCGCGGCCGCTGCGTCCGAACTAGCGGCGCACGAGGCCTGCGACGCCGCTCGCCAGCCACGCGAGGACGCCGCTCAACACACCCAGAACCAGCATGATCAGCAGGATCGTGAGAGCTCCGCCATCGCCGATGCCATAGCGCTGCATCGTCGCCGAATAGCTGTCGGGAACGATCAGCAGCGTGACGATTGTGCCGAGAACCGCGACGACCACGAAGCTGCCGAGCCCGGCCGAGAGCCCTGCGCGCCTGCCATGCGCCGCGGTCAGGCCCGCAGCGGCGCCGGCCAGCGTCGGCCAGAGCAGCGGCCAGGCGTTGCTGCCGGAAATCGAGGCATTGGCGACGAACAACAGACCGCCGAACGCGCCGAGAAGCAGCGACCGATT from Sphingosinithalassobacter sp. CS137 harbors:
- a CDS encoding CaiB/BaiF CoA transferase family protein, producing MKPLEGIRVVELARILAGPWCGQLLADLGAEVIKIERPGTGDDTRHWGPPFLHDAEGNSLDAAYFHSTNRGKSARFIDIATPAGQAEVRALAAEADVVIENYKVGGLVKYGLDSASLRAANPRLIVASITGFGQTGPYAHRAGYDFIIQGMGGFMSLTGEPDGAPQKAGIAYADIFTGTYTAVAVLAALRRRDVTGEGAHIDMALLDTQVAVLANQALNWMASGTVPHRMGNGHANLVPYQAFACADGELIVAVGNDSQFRRLCAVLGLDLGEDPRFATNPGRVENRAALIPLLAAAIRSWEKAALYERLEAAGVPAGPINRVDEVFADRQVQARGMRIAPGGLPGVASPIVIDGVRMTSGRPSPPRPAND
- a CDS encoding DUF1697 domain-containing protein; translation: MKRWAVLLRAVNVGGRTLAMADLRAMLESLGFADVATLLASGNALISTEQRDSAALEAALEQEAAAKFGFPIDFLVRDGRELRDIMAANPFPDAARERPNRLVVLFHRTPPDPALLDALAERYSVSERLHARGRELYIDYRDGQARSQLQPAMAKLGFPKVATARNWNTVGKLAARLAPGL
- the hemC gene encoding hydroxymethylbilane synthase, producing the protein MPSPFRIGTRGSPLALTQANMVRDALIGAHDWAEDAVEIVTIRTTGDRVQDRALAEIGGKALWTKELDRALLDGEIDCAVHSMKDVETLRPPSVTLAAVLARADVRDRLIGADSIEALRQGARLGTSSPRRAAQLRKLRPDLEIVLFRGNVDTRLAKLAAGEADATLLAAAGLERLGRHDIGVPVPVDVMLPAPAQGAVGVEVRSDDQTAVERLAAIDHPETRACVLAERALLAALKADCHSPVGALATLDGAILTLRAELLSEDGQAHVHGQEAGAPRDPKLPEIMARDLLARAPETVRRLFAG
- a CDS encoding NAD(P)H-dependent glycerol-3-phosphate dehydrogenase, whose product is MTIGVIGGGAWGTALAQVLASGGTAVRLWAREAEVVDAINERHENTVFLPGIPLSPNVSATQELGDLADADPILVVTPAQHMRAVLRELPGRGQPLILCSKGIEAGSHQFLHHVAAEEVPGSRIAVLSGPTFAHEVASGLPTAVTLAADPIDCANELAGVIARPSFRPYVSSDVVGAEIGGAVKNVLAIACGVVEGAGLGQNARAAVIARGFAEMTRFGVARGARVETLAGLCGLGDLVLTCSSTSSRNYSLGVGLGRGQSAQSLLADRKTVAEGAFTAPVLREAALAAGVDMPVAQAVCALLDGAEVADVVDGLLNRPLREEGV
- a CDS encoding GNAT family N-acetyltransferase, giving the protein MNLQPTLRGALVTLEPTVAGDWCALFAAAADPEIWAQHPASDRWKEPVFRAYFDDALASGGSLTIRDRASGEVIGASRYANHDLQRDEIEIGWTFLARRFWGGPVNAEVKRLMLDHILAEVHAAVFVVGAENLRSRRAMEKIGGVVEQGRTQRGDGSRMDRHVFYRIAREHGAAAA
- a CDS encoding GreA/GreB family elongation factor yields the protein MSVAFRRESDDEHKEPEFELPIPVGPNLVTERGLALIEAKVAELKGAVAAEIDEAARKKLERTLRYWSTQHATARIADRPEAGEAGIGSLVTVRRAGRTQRFRIVGHDEADPASALLAFTAPLARAVMGAMAGERVAFGGSADALEVVEVA
- the tsaD gene encoding tRNA (adenosine(37)-N6)-threonylcarbamoyltransferase complex transferase subunit TsaD, producing the protein MALILGLESSCDETAAALVASDRTIRAHRLARQDAQHAPYGGVVPEIAARAHVEMLGPLVEAVLDEAGVTLADVDAVAATAGPGLIGGVMVGLVTGKALALAGGKPLVAVNHLEGHALSPRLTDPDLAFPYLLLLVSGGHCQLLLVEGVGRYRRIATTIDDAAGEAFDKTAKLLGLGFPGGPAVEQAARKGDPRAVPLPRPLLGSNEPHFSFAGLKSAVSRARDAGTHRAEDIAASFQQAVIDCLLDRTARALDSVAGVGVSALVVAGGVAANQGVRAALEGLAASRDLRFVAPPLWLCTDNAAMIAWAGAERFGAGLTDPLDVPARARWPLDPTGEKVRGAGVKA
- a CDS encoding uroporphyrinogen-III synthase, with product MSRPIAVLRPEPGNRVTAAAVEATGRRAIRLPLFDVVPVPWQAPDPREYDALLLTSANAVRHAGPELAALLALPVHAVGEATAAAARRAGFVVAAIGHDGAHTLIAAAAGAGVRRALHLAGRDRLIEQGGIIADVRTVYASEPREIAEAAAQRLSGAVAMVHSPRAAARLAAVLDASRVARGSVAVAAISERTRRALGSGWERVAVAAVPEDDTLRDVALRLAD
- a CDS encoding acyl-CoA dehydrogenase, giving the protein MAEMGRFDWQDPFALDAQLTEEERIVRDTAHGYAQEKLLPRVTKAFLDESFDREIMREMGALGLLGATIPEAYGGAGLGYVSYGLVAREVEAVDSGYRSAMSVQSSLVMHPIHAYGTEAQKQKFLPKLATGEWVGCFGLTEPDAGSDPGGMRTRAEKIDGGYRLSGSKMWITNSPIADVFVVWAKSDAHGGGIKGFVLEKGMKGLSAPKIEGKLSLRASITGEIVMDGVEVGEDALLPEVQGLKGPFGCLNRARYGIAWGSMGAAEACMRAARTYTLDRAQFGKPLAANQLVQLKLANMQTEIALALQGCLRAGRMFDEGTLAPEAISILKRNNCGKALEIARVARDMHGGNGISAEFHVMRHAINLETVNTYEGTHDVHGLILGRAITGIAAF